A part of Amycolatopsis lurida genomic DNA contains:
- a CDS encoding ABC transporter ATP-binding protein, producing MTVLEITGLSARAGETVLLDDVSLSLEPGRIFVVLGASGTGKTTLGLAATGQARPGITLSGSVVLAGSSLLGRTASALREARAGVIGHLPQQPSAVLDPVRRCGPVLAELAALRHHGRGARLAAARTALAESGLDQALWRRFPHQLSGGQQQRMALATTLVNRPQVLVLDEPTSGLDAENRAVLTARLAELSHAGTALLILTHDLTLARALAGDVAELRDHRLVPSATVPEPVLVDGPPPPSPSSPVLVVRGLTVRAGRTTLVEDFDLELAAGSRTTLDGASGAGKTTVARALAGLTPPSAGTIEIDGVRLPRLARRRTRAHLRAVQYVHQDSRASFDEFRDVLDQVADTARLLRGLSRADARLEATETLRSLGIEAADRRPGLLSGGQLQRCAVARALLARPKVLICDEVTSALDAANRTRLLEVLATAAERYDTALLMISHEDTSAPLTITMRATPGSPG from the coding sequence GTGACCGTCCTGGAGATCACCGGCCTGTCCGCCCGCGCCGGGGAAACCGTTCTGCTCGACGACGTCTCACTGTCCCTCGAACCGGGCCGGATATTCGTCGTGCTCGGCGCGTCCGGCACGGGAAAGACCACTCTGGGGCTCGCCGCGACCGGACAGGCCCGCCCGGGGATCACGCTGTCCGGGTCGGTCGTGCTGGCGGGATCCTCGCTGCTGGGCCGGACCGCTTCCGCACTGCGAGAGGCCAGGGCCGGCGTCATCGGCCACCTGCCGCAGCAGCCGTCGGCGGTACTGGATCCGGTCCGCCGCTGCGGGCCGGTACTGGCCGAACTCGCCGCCCTCCGCCACCACGGCCGTGGCGCGCGGCTGGCGGCGGCCCGGACCGCGCTGGCGGAATCGGGACTCGACCAGGCTTTGTGGCGTCGCTTTCCGCACCAGCTGTCCGGCGGGCAACAGCAGCGGATGGCCCTCGCCACCACTCTCGTGAACCGGCCCCAGGTCCTGGTTCTCGACGAACCGACCAGTGGTCTCGACGCGGAGAACAGGGCCGTGCTCACCGCCCGGCTCGCGGAGCTTTCCCACGCCGGGACGGCTTTGCTGATCCTGACCCACGACCTCACGCTGGCCCGCGCACTGGCCGGTGACGTCGCCGAACTCCGCGACCACCGCCTGGTGCCGTCCGCGACGGTTCCCGAACCCGTTCTCGTCGACGGCCCGCCGCCCCCGTCGCCGTCCTCACCGGTGCTCGTCGTTCGCGGGCTCACCGTGCGCGCGGGGCGGACGACGCTCGTCGAGGATTTCGACCTGGAGCTGGCGGCGGGCAGCCGGACCACGCTCGACGGCGCCTCGGGCGCGGGCAAGACGACGGTCGCCCGCGCGCTCGCCGGCTTGACCCCACCGAGCGCGGGCACGATCGAAATCGACGGCGTCCGGCTCCCCCGCCTCGCCCGTCGTCGCACTCGCGCGCACCTGCGCGCGGTCCAGTACGTCCACCAGGACAGCCGCGCGTCCTTCGACGAATTCCGCGACGTGCTCGACCAGGTGGCCGACACCGCCCGCCTCCTTCGCGGGCTCAGCCGCGCGGACGCCCGGCTCGAAGCGACGGAGACCCTGCGCTCCCTCGGCATCGAAGCGGCCGACCGGCGTCCCGGCCTGCTTTCCGGCGGCCAGCTCCAGCGCTGTGCCGTGGCCCGCGCGCTCCTCGCCCGGCCCAAGGTGCTGATCTGCGACGAAGTGACCTCGGCGCTCGACGCGGCCAACCGCACGCGGCTGCTGGAGGTCCTCGCCACCGCGGCGGAGCGGTATGACACCGCGCTGCTCATGATCAGCCACGAGGACACCTCGGCACCGCTCACGATCACGATGCGGGCGACGCCCGGTTCTCCGGGATGA
- a CDS encoding ABC transporter permease produces the protein MVKRTLGWSLLAVPLVLAMAGPMIAGPVESVGAPWQVPGAAHPLGTDVLGRDALTVVLAGGFPVIGMTAAALVLAYLIGVPLGLVAAGRGRLADETVMRSLDLVLAFPSLLVLMVLAATGHRGPGVLIPVVAVLQLPAITRVVRAAALAPGCRTAVEALTLQGQPWWRIQFGYVARHLAGPVATDAGTRLGVVLYLLASANFLGLGLPADSPDWAVVIERNSEALYTSPAVVLVPAALLMALCVGTNLVTDRLLAARRVIA, from the coding sequence GTGGTGAAGCGGACGTTAGGGTGGTCCCTGCTCGCGGTGCCGCTGGTGCTCGCGATGGCCGGGCCGATGATCGCGGGCCCCGTGGAGTCCGTCGGGGCACCGTGGCAGGTGCCGGGCGCCGCTCATCCACTCGGCACCGACGTCCTCGGCCGCGACGCGCTCACGGTGGTCCTCGCGGGCGGGTTCCCCGTGATCGGCATGACGGCCGCCGCGCTCGTGCTCGCCTACCTGATCGGAGTGCCGCTCGGCCTCGTCGCGGCCGGGCGCGGACGCCTGGCCGACGAAACCGTGATGCGGTCCCTCGATCTCGTGCTGGCCTTCCCGTCACTGCTGGTGCTCATGGTGCTCGCCGCGACCGGGCATCGTGGGCCCGGCGTGCTCATTCCCGTCGTCGCCGTCCTCCAGTTGCCCGCGATCACCCGAGTGGTGCGGGCCGCGGCCTTGGCGCCTGGCTGCCGGACCGCCGTGGAAGCCCTTACCCTCCAAGGACAACCGTGGTGGCGGATCCAGTTCGGGTACGTCGCCCGGCACCTCGCCGGCCCCGTCGCGACCGACGCCGGCACCCGGCTCGGCGTGGTGCTCTACCTGCTGGCGTCGGCGAACTTCCTCGGGCTCGGCCTGCCCGCCGACTCCCCGGACTGGGCCGTGGTCATCGAACGCAACAGCGAAGCCCTCTACACCTCGCCCGCGGTGGTCCTCGTTCCCGCCGCGCTGCTGATGGCGTTGTGCGTCGGCACGAACCTCGTCACCGACCGGCTGCTCGCCGCCCGGCGGGTGATCGCGTGA
- a CDS encoding ABC transporter permease, translating into MPGYVVRRLGFAVLQAMFVLVATFAVTALLPGDAASVVLGEQATDEQVATVRHRLGLDQPLLDRFGHWFSGLLTGDLGRSLVTGAPVNDEIARRFAATAVLAGVTLLVLVPLALGVGVTCGLREGSRIDRVLTAVTLFLHAIPEFVLGLLLVAGFAVYTGLLPATAAGTEPAAHPEVLVLPVIVLVARQLCDVARQLRIGIAEQTRGQVAGHLRLLGLPERTVVLRHLLPAAAAPAVQQLARAVEGLLTGTVIVESLFAITGLGTGFVEAVQNRDIPQVQGYVLMFAGVVVLGNLAADLVAHRLTPQREPASW; encoded by the coding sequence GTGCCGGGTTACGTCGTCCGGCGGCTGGGCTTCGCCGTTCTGCAGGCGATGTTCGTGCTGGTCGCGACGTTCGCCGTGACCGCGTTGCTTCCCGGCGACGCGGCGTCGGTCGTGCTCGGCGAGCAGGCCACCGACGAACAGGTGGCGACCGTGCGCCATCGGCTCGGCCTCGACCAACCGCTCCTCGACCGGTTCGGACACTGGTTTTCGGGGCTGCTCACCGGGGATCTCGGCCGGTCGCTCGTGACCGGCGCCCCGGTGAACGACGAGATCGCCCGCCGCTTCGCCGCCACCGCCGTGCTCGCCGGGGTGACCCTGCTCGTGCTGGTACCGCTCGCGCTGGGCGTCGGGGTGACCTGCGGGCTGCGCGAAGGGTCACGGATCGACCGGGTGCTCACCGCGGTCACGCTGTTCCTGCACGCGATCCCCGAGTTCGTCCTCGGTCTGCTCCTGGTGGCCGGATTCGCCGTCTACACCGGACTGCTCCCGGCGACCGCGGCCGGAACGGAGCCGGCCGCGCACCCCGAGGTGCTCGTGCTGCCGGTGATCGTGCTGGTCGCCCGGCAGCTGTGCGACGTCGCCCGGCAACTCCGGATCGGGATCGCCGAGCAGACCCGGGGCCAGGTGGCCGGGCACCTGCGCCTGCTCGGCCTGCCGGAACGCACCGTGGTGCTGCGTCATCTCCTGCCCGCCGCCGCGGCACCCGCCGTGCAGCAGCTCGCCCGCGCCGTCGAGGGACTGCTGACCGGCACGGTGATCGTCGAGTCCCTGTTCGCGATCACCGGACTCGGCACGGGTTTCGTCGAAGCCGTGCAGAACCGGGACATCCCGCAGGTGCAGGGATACGTGCTGATGTTCGCCGGCGTGGTCGTGCTCGGAAACCTCGCCGCCGACCTCGTCGCGCATCGGCTCACGCCACAGCGGGAGCCTGCCTCGTGGTGA
- a CDS encoding ABC transporter substrate-binding protein — protein sequence MTRHPLTRRRLLALAALTPLAACGTAQSDTGRLRVAFAAGGSKETLDPAQVSLFVDQARAKALFDTLVAYNADTSLRPRLAESWESDDSGTRWRIRLRRAAFHDGRPVTADDVLYTFRRIADPALASSSRQYFAKVDFGRSKALSLNEIELTLTAPDFEFPSGWGAPGAEIVPAGTTDFTAPVGSGPFRFVSFTPGGPAVFRKNESHWDGAPGIDELEFVPVNEEAARVNALLSGQVDYAHDLAAGTAARLTGDGRVSLLEAKGTTMQGMILRVTRPPFADPRLVRAVLSGVDREALNRVALAGRGEIGNDLFGKGLRGYATGIPQRGRDVEAARSLVREAGAEGLAFAVETSDVDPGFATAATLISQQLGEIGLKVTPNTRASSTYFSEIKTKGVAALTRTATLPVPAFLNQRFRTGGSNNVNGFASPEFDGLMDRAAATADEAARLALFGDAQRVVHESGGLLAWGFSTWTIGVSKRVSGLVTAPPNTFDWARFDRARLA from the coding sequence ATGACGCGTCATCCGCTCACCCGTCGGCGGCTCCTCGCCCTGGCCGCTCTCACGCCGTTGGCGGCGTGCGGGACCGCGCAGTCGGACACGGGCCGGCTGAGGGTCGCGTTCGCCGCGGGCGGCTCCAAGGAGACCCTGGACCCGGCTCAGGTCTCCCTTTTCGTCGACCAAGCGCGAGCCAAGGCGCTCTTCGACACGCTGGTCGCCTACAACGCCGACACCTCGTTGCGGCCGCGGCTGGCCGAATCCTGGGAGAGCGACGACTCCGGCACGCGCTGGCGGATACGGCTGCGGCGGGCGGCCTTCCACGACGGCCGCCCGGTCACGGCGGACGACGTGCTGTACACCTTCCGGCGGATCGCCGATCCCGCACTGGCGTCCTCGTCACGGCAGTACTTCGCGAAGGTGGACTTCGGCCGCAGCAAAGCGTTGTCCCTCAACGAAATCGAGCTGACGCTGACCGCTCCCGACTTCGAGTTCCCCTCGGGTTGGGGTGCTCCCGGTGCGGAGATCGTGCCCGCCGGGACGACGGACTTCACGGCGCCGGTCGGCTCCGGTCCGTTCCGGTTCGTCTCGTTCACCCCCGGCGGCCCGGCGGTGTTCCGCAAGAACGAGTCCCATTGGGACGGCGCACCGGGCATCGACGAGCTGGAATTCGTGCCGGTCAACGAGGAAGCCGCACGCGTCAACGCCTTGCTGTCCGGGCAGGTCGACTACGCCCACGATCTCGCGGCCGGGACCGCGGCCCGCTTGACCGGTGACGGGCGCGTCTCGCTACTCGAAGCCAAGGGAACCACGATGCAGGGCATGATCCTGCGCGTGACGCGGCCGCCGTTCGCCGACCCGAGGCTGGTGCGCGCCGTACTGTCCGGAGTGGACAGAGAGGCGCTGAACCGGGTCGCGCTGGCCGGACGCGGCGAGATCGGCAACGACCTGTTCGGCAAAGGACTCCGCGGGTACGCCACCGGCATCCCCCAGCGCGGCCGCGATGTGGAGGCGGCCCGCTCACTGGTCCGGGAGGCGGGTGCGGAGGGGCTGGCCTTCGCCGTCGAAACCAGCGACGTCGATCCCGGCTTCGCCACCGCGGCCACCCTGATTTCCCAGCAGCTCGGGGAAATCGGGCTGAAGGTCACCCCGAACACGCGCGCGTCGAGCACCTATTTCAGCGAGATCAAGACCAAGGGGGTCGCCGCGCTCACCCGCACGGCGACCTTGCCGGTGCCTGCGTTCCTCAATCAGCGCTTCCGGACCGGCGGTTCGAACAACGTCAACGGCTTCGCCTCGCCGGAGTTCGACGGCCTCATGGACCGGGCCGCGGCCACCGCGGACGAGGCTGCCCGGCTGGCGCTGTTCGGTGACGCCCAGCGGGTCGTGCACGAATCCGGCGGTCTGCTCGCGTGGGGGTTCAGCACCTGGACGATCGGCGTGTCGAAGCGGGTGTCCGGATTGGTGACCGCGCCGCCGAACACCTTCGACTGGGCGAGGTTCGACCGCGCCCGGCTCGCCTGA
- a CDS encoding class I SAM-dependent methyltransferase — translation MDEKLAADWVRRWDIQQERYVADREERFAVLIDVVEHVCRDVADPLVLDLGCGPGSLAKRLAGRLPRARVIGIDNDPFLLALARATRPRQADIEYLQADLAERGWLKWRPVDAAVSTTALHWLRPERLAEVYRDLAGALREGGALVNGDHLYDERPAIRELAEVVKNRRAARAGVDANEEWKAWWAAAAADPALRERFTADELRGISTGYGNRLSPQEHTRLLQEAGFAEVSPVWQSGDDYVLAALR, via the coding sequence GTGGACGAGAAGCTCGCGGCGGACTGGGTGCGCCGGTGGGACATCCAGCAGGAACGCTACGTCGCCGACCGCGAAGAACGCTTCGCCGTACTGATCGACGTCGTCGAGCACGTATGCCGTGACGTCGCCGATCCGCTGGTGCTGGACCTCGGCTGCGGCCCGGGATCGCTGGCCAAGAGGCTCGCCGGGCGGTTGCCGCGCGCACGGGTCATCGGTATCGACAACGACCCGTTCCTGCTCGCCCTCGCCAGGGCCACCCGGCCGCGACAGGCGGACATCGAGTACCTCCAGGCCGACCTCGCCGAGCGCGGCTGGCTGAAGTGGAGGCCGGTCGACGCCGCGGTCTCGACGACCGCGTTGCACTGGCTGCGTCCCGAGCGGCTCGCCGAGGTCTACCGTGACCTCGCCGGAGCGCTGAGGGAGGGCGGAGCGCTCGTCAACGGCGACCACCTCTACGACGAACGACCGGCCATCCGCGAACTCGCCGAGGTGGTCAAGAACCGGCGGGCGGCCCGTGCCGGGGTCGATGCCAACGAGGAATGGAAGGCCTGGTGGGCCGCGGCCGCCGCCGATCCCGCGCTGCGGGAGCGGTTCACGGCCGACGAGTTGCGCGGTATCTCGACCGGCTACGGCAACCGGCTGAGCCCGCAGGAACACACCAGGCTGCTCCAGGAAGCGGGCTTCGCGGAAGTGTCGCCCGTATGGCAGTCCGGAGACGACTACGTCCTGGCGGCCCTGCGCTGA
- a CDS encoding TMEM175 family protein, with protein sequence MTTQTGHAIGKAAAERLSIFVDAVIAIALTLLALELPIPHGDTTGAMLGSISAHGKEYVAFALSFAVISAHWRAHHEIFPYVRALSGRLISLTLTWLFMQVLMPFATRVITAEGAFPLRFSVYAMVQVLASASFALIIREIRRGHLYGTGGPPRVFAQSLTRSVCLAAVFGISVPVSFLTNDTAAYLCWLAAPVALAVARRVQDHRPPAT encoded by the coding sequence ATGACGACACAGACCGGCCACGCGATCGGCAAGGCCGCCGCCGAGCGGCTCAGCATCTTCGTCGACGCGGTGATCGCGATCGCGCTCACCTTGCTGGCGCTGGAACTCCCGATTCCCCACGGCGACACCACCGGCGCCATGCTGGGTTCGATCTCGGCCCACGGCAAGGAATACGTCGCCTTCGCACTCAGCTTCGCGGTGATCTCCGCGCACTGGCGCGCGCACCACGAGATCTTCCCCTACGTCCGTGCACTGAGCGGCCGCCTGATCAGCCTCACCCTGACCTGGCTGTTCATGCAGGTCCTGATGCCGTTCGCGACGCGGGTCATCACCGCCGAAGGAGCCTTCCCGCTCCGGTTCAGCGTGTACGCGATGGTGCAGGTGCTGGCCTCGGCGTCGTTCGCGCTGATCATCAGGGAGATCCGGCGCGGACACCTGTACGGGACCGGCGGACCGCCGCGGGTGTTCGCCCAAAGCCTGACTCGCAGCGTCTGCCTCGCCGCGGTGTTCGGGATCTCCGTGCCCGTCTCGTTTCTGACGAACGACACCGCTGCCTACCTGTGCTGGCTCGCGGCGCCTGTCGCGCTCGCCGTCGCCCGCCGCGTCCAGGACCACCGGCCGCCCGCCACCTGA
- a CDS encoding DUF6790 family protein, with protein sequence MNYYAQSAFPLVWVVVPAAGAFLRARHVTSPRERLEIWQRWWAIGAFGCGSLWMTVAFLAFPDVMATAIGFERTPFLFEIAFANLALAVLGFRAASASARERLTIGIAGGMFLWGAAIGHVYQWFANGDHAPGNTGGVLVTDVLLPAVMIILAVRSRRFAPVPRPAAEIAA encoded by the coding sequence ATGAACTACTACGCCCAATCCGCCTTCCCCCTGGTCTGGGTCGTCGTACCCGCCGCCGGAGCCTTCCTCCGCGCCCGCCATGTGACGTCTCCTCGGGAGCGACTCGAGATCTGGCAGCGCTGGTGGGCCATCGGCGCCTTCGGCTGCGGCAGCCTGTGGATGACGGTCGCTTTCCTCGCCTTCCCCGACGTCATGGCCACGGCGATCGGCTTCGAGCGGACGCCGTTCCTGTTCGAGATCGCCTTCGCCAACCTCGCACTGGCCGTCCTGGGCTTCCGCGCCGCCTCGGCCTCCGCACGCGAACGCCTCACCATCGGCATCGCCGGCGGGATGTTCCTCTGGGGCGCTGCGATCGGCCACGTCTACCAATGGTTCGCCAACGGTGACCACGCTCCCGGCAACACCGGCGGGGTCCTCGTCACCGACGTCCTGCTCCCGGCGGTCATGATCATCCTGGCCGTACGATCCCGGCGATTCGCTCCCGTCCCGCGGCCCGCCGCGGAGATCGCCGCCTGA
- a CDS encoding MarR family winged helix-turn-helix transcriptional regulator, translating to MDDGLADLLHRVVMLMGEAARRRADDPDGLTYSQIRLLGTLEDIEPATQHRLAQALSVSDPAISRALRPLEADGLVRITVDPEHARRRLVRLTDVGRKAFHAAGKPLYDELREGLIAAGFPYERYLQDTLRLAEILAAD from the coding sequence GTGGACGACGGACTCGCGGACCTGCTGCACCGGGTGGTCATGCTGATGGGCGAAGCGGCCCGTCGGCGCGCCGATGACCCCGACGGTTTGACCTACAGCCAGATACGGCTTCTGGGCACGCTCGAGGACATCGAGCCGGCGACGCAGCATCGGCTCGCTCAGGCGCTGTCGGTCTCCGACCCGGCGATCAGCCGGGCCTTGCGGCCGCTCGAAGCCGACGGCCTGGTGCGGATCACCGTCGACCCCGAACACGCACGCCGCAGGCTGGTCCGGCTCACCGATGTCGGCCGGAAAGCCTTCCATGCCGCGGGAAAGCCGCTTTACGACGAGTTGCGCGAAGGGCTCATCGCGGCCGGCTTTCCTTACGAGCGCTATCTCCAGGACACCCTTCGGCTGGCCGAAATCCTCGCGGCCGACTGA
- a CDS encoding MFS transporter translates to MSATRVPLPSRAGSVHWPVVVLCFLAILLDGFDTAALSLAIPTMAAEWGVTPAAFTLAVVLTNIGVVFGYLSAGFLGARIPGRRLLIGAVLLFGVATVATAATLHIESAALLSVTRLVTGVGLGVVVPAGVGLATKHSAENRREQVSIAVALGLGAGAGLGGLLGGRLLNVVGSDGVFYVAGIVPLIFAALLAWLLPAEGTSVPATIGTKNDAKIGKLFEPGLRLPTTLIWAFSFLVFITSYVLISWIPTLLTGYGFSPSKAPIGLAFLTLGGIVGGLVLLPLAGRLGIARALILMPTIGGVFMIIVAKAPLGDTALLLCLAGAGVGVVSAQIGQLALAVATYPPGPRTTGVGWAAALGRLGSIVGPGIAGVLIGQALAARDIVVAATVPLLFAVVCAFMLSRVKSKARVLPTPETPMVLEKTR, encoded by the coding sequence ATGAGCGCCACCCGTGTTCCTCTCCCGAGCCGGGCAGGGTCCGTGCACTGGCCGGTGGTCGTCCTGTGTTTCCTGGCGATTCTCCTGGACGGCTTCGACACCGCGGCGCTCTCGCTGGCCATCCCCACGATGGCCGCCGAATGGGGGGTCACGCCCGCCGCGTTCACCCTCGCCGTCGTGCTGACCAACATCGGCGTGGTGTTCGGCTATCTGTCGGCGGGTTTCCTCGGCGCACGCATACCGGGACGGCGGCTGCTGATCGGAGCCGTCCTGCTCTTCGGGGTGGCCACCGTGGCCACGGCGGCCACCCTCCACATCGAGTCGGCCGCGCTGCTTTCGGTGACCCGCCTGGTGACCGGTGTGGGGCTCGGCGTGGTGGTGCCCGCCGGCGTCGGCCTTGCCACGAAACACAGCGCCGAGAATCGCCGGGAGCAGGTCTCCATCGCGGTGGCCCTCGGTCTCGGGGCGGGCGCCGGGCTGGGCGGGCTCCTCGGCGGGCGCCTGCTGAACGTCGTGGGCAGCGACGGCGTCTTCTACGTGGCGGGGATCGTCCCGCTGATCTTCGCGGCCCTGCTGGCCTGGCTCCTGCCCGCCGAAGGGACCTCGGTCCCGGCGACGATCGGCACCAAGAACGACGCGAAGATCGGCAAGCTCTTCGAACCGGGTCTGCGCCTGCCCACCACACTGATCTGGGCGTTCTCCTTCCTCGTCTTCATCACCTCCTACGTCCTGATCTCGTGGATTCCCACCTTGCTCACCGGCTACGGCTTCTCTCCGTCCAAGGCTCCGATCGGGCTCGCGTTCCTCACCCTCGGCGGGATCGTCGGCGGGCTGGTGTTGCTGCCGCTCGCCGGACGGCTGGGGATCGCCCGCGCGCTGATCCTGATGCCCACCATCGGCGGGGTGTTCATGATCATCGTGGCGAAGGCTCCCCTCGGCGACACCGCGTTGCTCCTGTGCCTCGCCGGTGCGGGGGTCGGCGTGGTATCGGCCCAGATCGGCCAGCTGGCCCTCGCGGTGGCGACCTATCCGCCCGGCCCCCGGACCACCGGCGTCGGCTGGGCGGCCGCGCTGGGGCGGCTCGGTTCGATCGTCGGGCCGGGGATCGCGGGTGTCCTCATCGGGCAGGCGTTGGCGGCGCGCGACATCGTCGTGGCGGCCACGGTGCCGCTCCTCTTCGCCGTCGTGTGCGCGTTCATGCTGTCGCGGGTGAAGTCGAAAGCCCGCGTCCTGCCCACCCCGGAGACCCCGATGGTGCTGGAAAAAACGCGGTAG
- a CDS encoding GlxA family transcriptional regulator: MDSVRRVVIVAFDDAQILDVACPSGALEIANSRGAAPPYAVELATVHGRTTRSSSGILLAGVRRLAEVSGRMDTMLVVGGAGTEAAAKDERLLTQVRRLAGRSRRVASVCTGTFVLAAAGLLDDRRVTTHWGYSELLAATFPAVTVDPAPLYIRDGNVFTSAGVISALDLTLALIEDDHGPTLAREVARELVTYLHRPADQAQISTFLAAPPPSNRVVLDLLGYIAAHLTEDLSPPALAARAGVTTRHLTRLFTAQVGSTPARTVRTARTEAAAHLVRSTALPLSAVARQCGFASAETLRTAFRRHYGLSGDQLRRMPDIPRPIVG, from the coding sequence ATGGACTCGGTACGCCGCGTGGTGATCGTCGCCTTCGACGACGCACAGATACTCGATGTCGCGTGTCCCAGCGGGGCGCTGGAGATCGCGAACTCGCGCGGCGCCGCGCCGCCCTACGCCGTCGAACTGGCCACGGTGCACGGGCGGACGACGCGGAGTTCGTCGGGGATCCTGCTCGCCGGTGTCCGGAGGCTGGCCGAAGTGTCCGGGCGGATGGACACGATGCTCGTGGTCGGAGGCGCGGGAACGGAGGCGGCCGCCAAGGACGAGCGGTTGCTGACCCAGGTGCGGCGGCTGGCCGGTCGAAGCCGCCGGGTCGCCTCGGTGTGCACGGGCACCTTCGTGCTGGCGGCCGCCGGATTGCTCGACGACCGGCGGGTCACCACGCATTGGGGATACAGCGAGCTGCTCGCCGCGACCTTTCCGGCCGTGACGGTGGATCCGGCCCCGCTCTACATTCGTGACGGGAACGTCTTCACTTCGGCCGGGGTCATCAGCGCACTGGATCTCACGCTCGCGCTGATCGAGGACGACCACGGTCCGACGCTGGCCCGCGAGGTCGCCCGCGAACTGGTGACCTATCTGCACCGCCCGGCCGACCAGGCACAGATCAGCACGTTCCTGGCCGCTCCGCCGCCGAGCAACCGGGTCGTGCTGGATCTGCTGGGCTACATCGCCGCGCATCTCACCGAGGACCTGAGCCCACCGGCGCTGGCGGCGCGTGCCGGAGTCACCACCCGGCATCTCACCCGCTTGTTCACCGCCCAGGTGGGCAGCACCCCGGCCAGGACCGTGCGGACGGCGCGGACCGAAGCGGCGGCCCACCTGGTGCGGTCCACCGCGTTACCGCTCTCGGCGGTCGCCAGGCAATGCGGGTTCGCCTCGGCGGAGACCCTGCGCACGGCGTTCCGCCGGCACTACGGGCTCTCCGGGGACCAACTTCGCAGGATGCCGGACATCCCACGCCCGATCGTCGGTTGA
- a CDS encoding DJ-1/PfpI family protein: MNSAKTTRRTVLAGAAAAAAFGLGTGTAQAETQGPKIGILLYDGFSLLDPTGPAEVLSRLPGATVTMIAEHRGPVRTDTRDVALVAERSVAEVNRLDVLLVPGAGNRGTVEAMENPVLLEWIRRIHRHTTWTTSVCTGSLILGAAGLLRDRATTYWASADYLEKTFGVRYVADRYVQVGKVVTAAGVSAGIDLALHLASLLAGERIARGIQLAVEYDPRPPFDSGDAAKASPELKALALKLLAESQE, from the coding sequence ATGAACAGTGCGAAGACCACCCGCAGGACCGTGCTGGCCGGTGCCGCGGCTGCCGCGGCGTTCGGCCTCGGCACCGGCACGGCCCAGGCGGAGACCCAAGGACCGAAGATCGGCATCCTGCTCTACGACGGCTTCAGCCTGCTGGATCCGACCGGTCCGGCCGAGGTGTTGTCCCGGCTTCCCGGCGCGACGGTGACGATGATCGCCGAACACCGCGGCCCCGTGCGCACGGACACCCGGGACGTCGCGCTGGTGGCGGAACGTTCGGTGGCCGAGGTGAACCGCCTGGACGTGCTGCTGGTCCCGGGTGCGGGCAATCGCGGCACGGTCGAGGCCATGGAGAACCCGGTCCTGCTCGAGTGGATCCGGCGCATCCACCGGCATACGACCTGGACCACGTCGGTGTGCACGGGATCCTTGATCCTCGGTGCGGCAGGGCTGCTCCGCGATCGGGCCACCACATACTGGGCCTCGGCGGACTACCTGGAGAAGACCTTCGGCGTCCGCTACGTGGCCGACCGGTACGTCCAAGTCGGCAAGGTCGTCACCGCGGCAGGGGTGTCCGCCGGGATCGACCTCGCGCTCCATCTCGCGTCCTTGCTGGCGGGTGAGCGGATCGCCCGCGGCATCCAGCTCGCCGTCGAATACGACCCACGGCCGCCGTTCGACTCGGGCGACGCCGCGAAGGCGAGCCCGGAACTCAAGGCGCTCGCCTTGAAACTGCTCGCCGAGTCACAGGAGTAG